Within the Streptomyces sp. R41 genome, the region GGAGGCGGAAGGCGCGCCGGTACCACCAGGCGTGGCGCGAGAGGGCCTCCGGGATGTGCAGGTTGTTGAACCCGGCGACCGGATCAGGCAGATGTCCCTGGTCGACGAGCGAGGACAGGACGGTCCCGGGGACGGTCGCGGGCAGCCAGCGGCTGGTGTCCGCCGACGGCCCGGACAGCGCGGCGCCGTCGCCGCCCGCCCAGTCGTCCATGGTCAGGTCCCAGCCGGACTCCAGCGGTACGGTGCCGTCCTCGGCGATCTCGAGAGCCGGAGGGGTCCGGTGGTGGGTCCCCCAGTCGGTCCAGCCGGTGGCGTCGGGCCGGGCGGTGCGGCAGGATCCGTACACCTGAAGGCCGTTGAGGCCCAGCGGGTTGGTGTTGGAGCGCTTGTACACGGTCATCCGCACCCAGCGGGCGGTCACGGGCTTCGCCAGGGTGATCTCCATGACCCCGCCCGTACCGGAGTCGGTACGGTGGACGGCCGTCCACGCCTTGTGGTCCCGAGAGGTCTCGATGACGAAGTCGACCGCGCAACTGGACAGGATCTCCTGCCCCGTCGTGTTGTCCCGCGGGTTGCCGCCGGGGGCGTCGACGTAGGGCGGGTCGCCCGCCGTCGCCTCGAAGGTGAGGCGCAGCGACTCGACCTCGCACGGTGCCTGGAGGTCGACGGATATCCACTGGGGGTCGCCGGAGGCGGCGCGCCAACCCGTGCCGCGCACTCCGACGGTGTCGACCCTGTCGACCACGAACTCACCCGGTGTGGGGGCGTAGTCGGTGGAGGACACCGAGATGGGGCGACAGGCCGCGAGTTCACCGGGCGCGGCGGGCCGGTTCGGCTGTCCGGATTCGGCCGCGAATCCTTCGGCGGGCAGGGCCATACCGAGCCCGAAGCCCGCGAGCAGGGTGGTGCCGGCGGAGAGGACGGTGCGACGGGACGGTCGGGGCGACTGATCAGACATCAACTATGGCTCCGATCAGGGAAGTTCGGGGAGGAGGGGAGACCTGCAACAGGTGGAAGACAACGTTGCCACAGCGGCTCTGACAACGTTGCCGAACACTGCACCCCGGGACGAGGGCTGTCAAGGATTCCGGCGTGAGCGCGAGAGGTCTTTGAATAAATTAGTAATAAATATTGACAGGGTTTCGGCCGCGCGCCACAGTCTTCGCCGTGACGCCGACGGCCCCCGTTGCAGCGCGGCCCGCGTCACGTCCTCCTGCTTCCCAACCCTCGGGAGAGGCAAGTGACTTCACACCCGCAGGCCCGCACATCCGCAGGTCGCAGACATACGCGCCGTGCCACCACGGCCGCGATCGCGACGGTCCTCGCCGTGACCGCGGCCCCCACCGCCACGGCACGGACCGCCGTCGACCAGGGCGCGCCCGACTACTACGACAGCGGTCTCGCGCCGACGCCCTACATGGGCTGGAACACGTACTACGGGCTGGGCGCGCCCACCGAGAAGGAGGTACGGGCCGTCGCCGACAAGCTGGTCAGCAGCGGTCTGCGCGACAGCGGCTACAACATCGTCTGGCTCGACGGCGGCTGGCAGGCCGACAACCCCCGTGACACACAGGGGCGGTTGGTGGCCAACCCGGACCGCTTCCCCTCCGGCATCCCGGCGCTCGTGTCCTACCTGCACAAACGCGGTCTGCGGGCGGGCATCTACACCGATGCCGGCACCTACGACGGCGGCAGGAGCTGCGGCCTGGGCAGCCGCGGCCACTACACCGAGGACGCACGGCAGTTCGCGGGCTGGAAGATCGACGCGATCAAGGTCGACTTCCTGTGCGGAATCGGCGCGAAGCTCGATCCGGGGCCCGCGTTCAAGGAGTTCGGCGACGCGGTCGCCAAGTCCGGCCGACGGATGCTGCTGAACCTGTGCAACCCGCTCACCGACGACTGGGGCCTGCCGCACACGCCCGAGCAGGACGCGCACAACACGTACGTCTACGCCCCGACGATCGCCGACTCCTGGCGCACCGGCACCGACATCGCGTGGGGCACCCCGAGTCCCGGCCAGTGGCCCAACGTGCTGCGCAACATGGACGCCAACGCCTGGCATCCCGAGGCGCAGGGACCAGGACACTACAACGACCCGGACTACCTCATCCCCATGCGCCGCATGACCGACGGGTCGTACGAACTCACGCAGGAGGAGTCCACCACCCAGTTCGTGATGTGGGCCGAGATGGGCTCGCCGCTCGTGCTCGGCTCCGACCCGCGCACCCTGTCCGACGCGATGATCGGCACGCTCCGCAACCCCGAGATCATCGCCGTCGACCAGGACCCGCTCGCCGTCCAGGGCGTACGGGTGGCGACGGACTCGGTCGGCGACGCGTACAGCAAGGTCCTCCAGGGGCACGGACGGCGCGCGGTCGTGCTGCTCAACCGCTCCGACCAACCCGCCGAGCGCACGGTGCGGTTCGCCGATGTCGGGCTCGGCGGGCCGGTCCAGGTCCGCGACCTGCGGGCACGCGCCGACCGGGGCACGCATACGGGGTCGTACACCGTCGAGGTTCCCGCGCACGGCACCGCGTTCCTGAAGCTGACCGGGGCGGACACCCTGCCCGGTACGAGCCTGGGCGAGAAGGCCACGGCAAGCCCGGCCTTCGTGCGCGACGGCGACACGCTGACCACCTTCCTGCGGGGACCGCACGGCTCGCTCGTCCAGCAGACCGACGGCAGGACGAGGGACCTCGGCGGTCCCGCGCAGGGCGGGATCCTGGGCCAGCCCGCCGCGTACGCCTCCGCCGACGGCCGGATCGACGTCTTCGTGCGCGGCGCGGACTCCCGGGCGTACCGGCGGGTCTTCGTCGACGGGCGCTGGGGTCAATGGGAGGGCCTGGGTGGGCAGTTGACCGACGCGCCGTCCGTCGCCTTCACCGACCCCGCGCACTGGACGCTGTTCGCGCGCGGTGCCGACGGGCGGATCGTGCAGCGTGGGCCGACGTCCGGCTGGTCGTCGCTCGGCGCGCCAGGCGATCGCCCGACGTACGGCAGGCCGTCCGCCGTCGTCGACAGTCAGGGCCGCGTGCAGGTGGCCGTGCGCACCGCGGCGGACGACGTATGGACGCGGACGCGGGAGACGTCGGGGGAGTGGTCGGCATGGAGCTCGCTCGGCGGGACCGTCAGCGGCAGTCCGACGCTGGTCGCCGTGGGAGACGGCGTGGTGCTGTACGCGCGAGCCGCCGACTACACGCTCTGGCAGCAGCGCTACCACGACGGCGCCTGGCAGGGCTGGACCAAACGGCAGGAGTTCCCCAGTGCCGCCTTCGACGGTGCGCTGGGTGCGGTTGCCGGGCCGGAGAGCACGGTCGACGCCGTCTTCCGTGGCGTTGACGGCTACGTGTACCGGACCCAGTTCAAATAAATTAGTAATTATTCTTGACGTGGCCGGAGTGCCACGCGAATCTGGATCCGCCGCGAGCGGGGCCCCGGCCGTCAGGGAGGGCCGGCCCCGCCGCGCGGAGCCACAGGGAGTCCTCCATGACGAACCATCAGCCCAGCCGACGCCGGCTCCTCGCCGGACTCGGTGCCGCCGGGACGGCGGCACTGCTCAGCGGCTGTGTCACCTCCACCTCCTCCGGCAAGAGCTCCTCCAAAGGCGCGGTGACCCTCCAGTCCAACCTCTCCGCTCCGCAGGCCAAGGCCGCGATGGAGGACATCGTCGCCGCCTACGCCAAGCAGGGATCCGGGCACGCCAGCCTCAACACCGTCGCCGCGGAGACCTTCCGCACCCAGCTGCCGACGTATCTGACCTCTGCCAACCCGCCGGACGTGTACACCTGGTACCCCGGCTCGGTGGCGGACGCCTACGCGAAGAAGAACCTGCTGCTCGACCTCGACGACGTCTGGGCCTCGCCCGACCTCAAGCGCTACTCCAAGGCGCTGCACTCGCTGTGCACCGCGAGCTCGGGCAAGAAGGTCTTCGTGCCCACCACCTACTACTGGTGGGGCATGTTCTACCGGAAGTCGAACTTCGCCAAGTGGGGCGTGAGCGAGCCGAAGAGCTGGGACGACTTCCTCGACCTGTGCGACAAGCTCAAGAGCAAGGGCATCGCCCCCATCGGGCTCGGCGCGGGCGGCAACACGGCCTGGGTGGCCTCGGCCTGGTTCGACTACCTCGACATCCGGATCAACGGTGCCGACTACCACCGTCAACTCCTGGCCGGGAAGCACCGGTTCGACGACCCCGAGGTGCGCAAGGTCTTCGACCGCTGGCAGGAAGTGCTGCCGTACTTCGACCCGGACGGCACCGCCGTCGCCTTCCAGGACGCCACGACCTCGCTGCTCAACGGCCGCAGCGGCATGATGCTGATCGGCACCTTCTTCGCCGACGCCGCCCCCAAGGACGCCCTCGACGACATCGACTTCTTCCGCTTCCCCGTCATCGATCCGAAGGTCCCGCTCGCCGAGGAAGCGCCCACCGACGGCTACTTCGCCAGCGCCCGCACCGGCCGCCACGACCAGGTCGTCGACCTGATGCGCTACCTCGCCACGGCCGAGGCCCAGGAGATCTACATCAAGGGATCGTCGGGCACCGTCCTGCCGTGCCACCCCGACGCCAAGGACGCCGGAACCGCCCTGGTGAAGAAGGGCCGCAAGCACATCGAGGAGGCCGTCGAGATCACCCAGTTCTTCAACCGGGACTCCAGCGACGCTCTCCAGCCCACCGCGGACACCGCGCTGACCAAGTTCCTGGCCAAGCCGAAGTCCATCGGCTCGATCCTCACCGACTGGCAGCGCGACGCCGAGAAGATCTGGCAGGCCTGACGTGGCCGTCCTGACCGCCCCCGAACGGAAGACCCCGGCCCCGCCGCGCCCTCGTGGCAAGCGGGCCCGGGGCCCGGGCCGCACACCCCCGCTGGTGCTCGCCTTCGTTCTCGTCCCGCTGCTCGCCGAGGCACTGTGGGTGTTCTGGCCCGCCCTGCAGGGTTTCTACCTCGCCCTCACCCAGTGGGACGGCGTCTCGGCGCCGCAGTTCATCGGCCTGGACAACTTCCGGGAGATGGCCCACGACGACACCTTCCGCAGCGCGGCCGGCCACACCGTGCTGTGGCTGGTGCTCTTCGGCGGCCTGTCCGCGCTCCTCGGCCTGGCCGCCGCGCTGCTGCTCCAGCAGGAGCGGCGCGGCGTCGGCTTCTACCGGGCCGCCCTCTTCCTGCCCGTCGTCTTCTCCCTGGTCGCCACCGCCCTGGTCTGGCAGGCGATCTACCAGCCCGACGGCGTCCTCAACCAACTCCTGGAGTCGGTGGGCCTCGGCAGCCTGCGCCACGCCTGGCTCGCCGACCAGGACACCGCCCTGTACGCGGTGATCGTGCCCGCGCTGTGGCGCCAGATCGGCTACGTCATGGTCCTCTACCTCGCCGGCCTCAAGGGCATCGACCCGGCCCTGTACGAGGCGGCCAAGGTCGACGGTGCCGGAGCGTGGCAGCGCTTCCGCCACGTCACGCTGCCCCAGCTGCGCAGCGTCAACGCCGTCGTCCTGTCCGTCATCGTCATCGACTCGCTGCGCTCCTTCGACGTCGTGTGGTCGCTGACCCGCGGCGGCCCCTACCACTCGTCCGAGCTGCTGAGCACGTACATGTACTCCACCGCCTTCCAGTCCCTGCGGCTCGGCTACGGCTCCGCCCTGGCCGTCGTCATCTTCGTCCTGGCCTTCGGTGTCATCTGCTCCTACCTCGTCCGCGCCTTCCGGGAGGCCGACTGATGTCCGCCACGTCCACGGCGCTGCGCCGCAAACGAGCCGCGACCGCGGGCTTCCACCTGGGCGCCGGCACCCTGGCCGTCCTGTGGCTGCTGCCCATAGCCCTGGTCCTGGTGACCAGCCTGCGCTCCTTCGACGACATCGCCGCACATGGCCTGGGCAGTTGGCCCCGCTCCTTCACCCTCGGCAACTTCCGCCAGGCCTGGGTCGACGGCGGCCAGCAGCGGGCCCTGATCAACAGCCTGGCCGTCACCGTGCCGTGCGTCCTGGTGACACTGGCCCTCGCCGCCATGGCCGCGTTCGCCCTCAGCCGCTACGAACTGCCCTTCCGCCGCTCCCTGTTGCTGCTCATGCTCGGCGGCAACCTGCTCCCACCGCAGATCCTGCTCATCCCGGTCTCCAAGCTGAGCGAGCTGATGGGCATCTTCGACACCCTGCCGGCCCTCGTCGGCGTGCAGATCGGCTTCGGCGTCGGCTTCTACGTCTTCGTCCTGCACGGCTTCATGCGCGCCATACCGCCCGAGATCCAGCAGGCAGCGGTCGTCGACGGCGCGGGTCCCTGGCAGGTCTTCTGGCGGATCATCCTCCCGCTGACCCGCCCCGCGCTCGCCGCGCTCAGCGCGCTGTCCTTCACCTGGATCTTCAACGACCTGCTCTGGGCGATCACCGTGCTGCGCAGCGACACCAAGATGCCGATCACCGCCGCCCTCATCGGGCTCCAGGGGCAGTACGTGTCGATGTGGAACGTGATCGCCGCCGGGTCGGTCATCGCGGCCGCGCCCACCGTGGCCGTGTTCCTCCGGTTCCAGCGGCACTTCGTGGCCGGCCTCAACCTGGGAGCGGTGAAGTGACCTCGTACCGGCGCTGGACCCTGCGCACCGAGAACACCAGCTACACCGTCCGTCTCTCTGCGGACGGCCCGTGGGCCGAGCTCGACGCCTGGGGGCCGCTCGGCGTCGAGCACGGTCCCTCTGCCCTCGACTGGTCGAGGCGCACGCACTTCATCACGCCCGCCGACGCGGCACCCGCCGAGTATCTGCCGTACGGGCTGCGGCCGTTCACCGGCGCCGAACTCGTGGCGGCTCGCCCGGGCGAGGAGCGGGGTGTGTGGTGGGACTTCGACGGGGCGGAGGAAGGGGAGGGGACGCTGCGGCTCGCCTTCACCGACGCCGTGCTGGGCCTCCGTACGGTCCTCTGCTACGAGACCGTGCCGGACACGGACGTGATCCTCCGCTGGACCGAGCTGACCGGTATGGAGGAACTGCGCCTGGAGCGGTTCGACTCGGCCGCCGTGAACATCCCCGTCACCGGCGCGGCCCGGCTCACGTACCTCGCCGGCCAGTGGTCGCAGGAGTTCCAGCGCACCCAACTCGACCTGAGCAGAGGCACGTTCAGCATGAGCAGCCTCCAGGGCGTGCCCGGACACGCGTACGCGCCCTGGCTCGCCGTGCAGGACTCGGACGCGGAGGCCGCGTATGGCGTCGCCCTCGAATGGCCGGGCAACTGGCACATCACGGCGGAGGCCGAGCCGGGTGGCGCCGTGCGCGTGCGCGCCGGGCGGGTCCCGCACGAGGGTGCGGTGCGTCTGGTTCCCGGCGACACCCTGGTGACGCCCCGCCTCGCATGCGCGTTCAGTCCGGACGGCCTCGACGGGCTCTCCCGCGTCTGGCACCGCTACGAACGTCACCTCGCCGGCGCGCGGCTGCACCGCCCCCGCAAGGTCCTCTACAACTCCTGGGAGGCCACCGGCTTCGACGTCGACGCGGCAGGTCAGCTGGAGCTGGCCAAGGCGGCCGCGGACATCGGCGTCGAACTGTTCGTCGTGGACGACGGATGGTTCACCGGCCGCGCCGACGACACCGGGGGACTGGGCGACTGGTACCCCGACCCGGCGGCGTTCCCGCAGGGCTTCGACCGGTTCGTCGAGGATGTACGCGCCCTCGACCTGGACTTCGGCCTGTGGATCGAGCCGGAAGCCGTCAGCCCGAAAAGCCGCCTGTACGCCGAACACCCCGACTGGGTCTACCGGATCGGCGACCGTCCCGCCCGACTGGTCCGCAATCAGCTGCTGCTGGACCTGGGCCGCACCGACGTCCAGGACTTCGTTATCGGCACGCTCGACCGACTGCTGACCGCGTACGACATCAGCTACCTGAAGTGGGACATGAACCGGCCGCCCACCGAACGCGGCCGCCCGGGCACCGAACGCGCCGACCGGCTCGACCTGGACGCCGGGCACGTCACCGGGTATCTGCGCGTCCTGGACCACCTGCGCGCCGCCCACCCCGCTGTCACCGTCGAGGGCTGCGCGGGCGGCGGCGGTCGCATCGACCACGCGACCCTCGCGCGGACGGATGTCGTCTGGCCCAGTGACAACACCGCCCCACTGGACCGGCTGTCCATCCAGTACGGCTTCCTGCACGCCCATGCCCCGCACGTCATGAGCTCCTGGGTCACCGACGCCCCCGGCGTGTTCGACCCACGCCCTCGCAGCCTCGCCTTCCGCTTCGTGAACGCCATGTGCGGCGTCCTCGGCATCGGCGCCGACCTGCGTGCCTGGACCGGGGAACAGCAAGCCGAGGCCGCCCGGTGGATCGCCCGCTACAAGGAGGTGCGCCAGATCATCCACGAGGGCGAGGCCCGGCTGCTCGGCACCCCCGAGGACTCCACCTGCGGTGTGCAGTACGACGCCCCGGACGCGGGCACCACCGTCGTCGCCGCGCTCAGCACGGGACGCCTCGACGGCGCTCCGCTCGTGCCCGGCCGTCCCGACCGGCTCAGGCTGCGAGGCCTGGACCCCGATGCCCGCTACCGCGACAACGCCGCGGGAACGACGTACAGCGGAGTCCATCTGCTCCACTACGGGGTGCCTTTCAGCTGGAGCGCCCACCACGACGCCGAACTGGTGGTGCTGACACGGCAGTAGACCCGGCGGCATATGTTGCCCAGCACGGCAGACCAGCAGTCCCGTTCCCGCAAAGGAGTCGAACCCCACGATGGACCAGTCCGCACGACGGTACGGTGCCCGCTTCACCGGCCGCACGGCCGTGGTCACCGGCGCGGCCTCCGGGATCGGAGCGGCCACGGCCGAACGCCTCGCCCTGGAGGGAGCCGCCGTCGTGCTCGCCGACATCGCCGAGGAGCGCGGCGAGGCCGTGGCCGAGCAGATCACCAAGGCCGGCGGCCTCGCCCGGTTCGTCGGAGCCGACGTCGCCGCGGCGGACGACTGGACACGGATCGTGGCCGCCGCCCACGACTTCGGACCGGTGGACGTCCTCGTCAGCAACGCCTTCACCGTCGACGTCGCCCCGGCTCACGAGATGTCCCTCGCCTCGTGGCAGCGGCAGTTCGCCGTCAACGTCACCGGCAGCTTCCTCGGCTTCCAGGCGGTCGTACCCGATCTGCGGGCCCGCTCGGGGGCGGTGGTGCTGACCTCGTCCGTCCACGCCTACAAGGGCATCCCCGGACATCCCGCCTACGCGGCCTCCAAGGGCGCTCTGCTGTCCCTGTGCGGTCAACTCGCCGTCGAATACGGGCCCGAGATACGGGTCAACGCCGTCGTGCCCGGACCGATCCTGACCGCCGCCTGGGACAGGGTGCGTCCCGAGGACCGGGAGCGCAGCATCGCCGAGACGGCCGCCCGTCGCTTCGGCACCCCCGAGGAGGTGGCCGCGGCCATGGCGTTCCTCGCCGCCGACGAAGCCTCCTACATCACGGGCACGAGTCTCGTCGTGGATGGCGGCTGGAGCGTCGTCAAGGCCTCCGCATGACCACGCTCACCTCTGAAGCAGAAAGGCTGTACGACATGACGCCCTACGCCCGTCGCGGCGTGCACGGTCAGACCGTGGAAGCCCTCGCCCGCCGCATCCTGAGCGGCGCGATCCCCGAGGGCGCCACGCTCGACCTGGTGGCACTGCAGAGCGAGCTGGACGTGAGCCTCACCGCGCTGCGTGAGTCCCTCAAAGTGCTCGCCGCCAAGGGCATGGTCGACGCCCGCCAAAAGCGCGGCACCTTCGTACGCGCCCGGGCCGACTGGAACCTGCTCGACGCCGACGTACTGCGCTGGCAGTTCGAAGGCGGCCGTACCACCGAGGCCGAGCGCGCGCTGCTGCGCAACCTCGCCGAAGTGCGCGCCATCATCGAACCGGCCGCCGTGCGCCTCGCCGCCGAGCGGCGCACCGACGCCGACCTCGCCGCCCTCGACAAGGCCCTGGAGGCGATGGGGGAGCAGGACGCCGATGCCGCACACGCCGTCGAAGCCGACCTCGCCTTCCACCGTGCCCTGCTCGCCGCCACCCACAACGAACTCCTCGAACGCATGGAGATGGTGATCGAGTCGGGCCTGGCCCACCGCGACCGCATCGTGCACAGCCACCCCCACAGCGAGGACCCCGTACCGGCCCACCACGCCGTCCTGGACGCCGTACGGGACCAGAACCCGCTGGCCGCCGAGGCCGCGATGCGTGCCCTGCTCGACCAGGCCGGCCGCGATCTGGACCGCATCGGCGGCTCCGACGAGACGGAAGGCCCCCGCGCTCAGTGAAGATCACTCGCATCGAAACCTTCCTCGTCCCGCCACGCTGGCTGTTCTGCCGCATCGAGACCGACGACGGCGTGGTCGGCTGGGGCGAACCCGTCGTCGAGGGACGCGCCGAGGTCGTCCGCGCCGCCGTCGACGTCCTGGCCGAATACCTCGTCGGCCAGGACCCGCTGCGCATCCAGGACCACTGGCAAGTACTCACCAAGGGCGGCTTCTATCGCGGCGGCCCCGTCCTCTCCAGTGCCGTCGCCGGCCTCGACCAGGCCCTGTGGGACATCGCGGGAAAGACCTACGGCGCCCCGGTGCACGCTCTGCTGGGCGGCCCCGTGCGCGACCGGGTCCGGGTCTACGCCTGGGTCGGCGGCGACGAACCCGCCGAGCTCACCGAGCAGATATCCGCCCAGGTGGAGGCCGGTTTCACCGCCGTCAAGATGAACGGTGCCGGGGCCACATCGCCGGTGGCCACCGCGGCCGAGACCGCGGCGGTCGTCGCCCGCGTGACAGCCGCCCGCGAGGTCCTCGGCCCGGACCGCGACGTCGCCGTCGACTTCCACGGCCGCTTCACCGTCGCCAGCGCCCGCCGGGTCCTGGCCGAACTCGCCTGTCTGCACCCGCTGTTCGTCGAGGAACCCGTCGTCCCTGAACAAGGGCACCTGCTGCCCGGCCTGGTCGCGGCGACCGACGTCCCGCTCGCCACCGGCGAACGGCTCTACGAGCGCGGCGAGTTCCTGCCCGTCCTCGCCGCGGGCATCGCGGTCGCCCAGCCAGACCTGTCCCACGCCGGCGGCATCTCCGAGGTGCACCGCATCGCCTCGCTCGCCGAGACCTACGGCGCCCTCCTCGCCCCGCACTGCCCGCTCGGCCCGATCGCCCTGGCGGCCAGCCTCCAGATCGCGTTCGCGACGCCGAACTTCCTGATCCAGGAGCAGAGCCGAGGTATCCACTACAACAAGGACGCCGACCTGCTCTCCTACCTCGTCGACACCGAACCGTTCCGGTTCGTGGACGGGTACGCACCTCGCAGCGAGGCACCCGGCCTGGGCATCACCGTGGACGAGGCTGCCGTACGCGCGGCCGACCGCACCGGTCACCGCTGGCGCAACCCGGTGTGGCGGCACGCCGACGGCTCCTTCACGGAGTGGTGACGGTGCCCCTGGAAATCGTCACCGACCCTGCCCATGGCGGCCGGTGGACGTCACTGCGGGCAGGCGGCCGCGAATGGCTGTGGAGACGCGAGGCCCCAGGACGCGAGAGCGTGTCCCCCGGCGATGTCTTCGTGGATGCGGGAGGGCTGGAGGAATGCGTCCCCACCGTGCGGGGTGCTCCCGACCACGGAGATGCCTGGTCGCGGCCCTGGACGCGTGACCAGCACGGCACGGAAACCGTGCGGGCGAGCCGATTCGTTCTGACGCGCGCGATGCGGCCCACGGCCGACGGCGTAGAGGCCGACTACGTCCTGACCGCCGACCCGGATTTCCGCTTCGTCTGGGCCGCCCACGCCCTGCTCGACCTGTCCGAGCACGCCACCCTGCATGCCCGCGCGGGAGCGAGCACCCGTCTCTTCCCGGAAGCGGCCCCACTCTTGGGCCGGACGTGGCCGACAGGCGCCCCCTGGGTGGAGGGAAGCTGGCCCGCCCCCCGCGGACTGAGCCTGGACCGGCTCGGCCCGGACGACGGCACCGCGGTCGGAGCCGTCGTGGACGTATCACGCTGCTGCGTCCACGACCACGAGGACCGCCTCGCGCTGACCCTCGAAGCCGACGGACAGCCGCTGTCGATGGGTCTGTGGCGCAACCTCGGCGGCTTTCCCGCCGAACACCCGTATCGCAGTACGGGGGTCGAGCCGATGCTCGGCCGGGTCTTCGACCTCGCCGAGGCGAGCCCCGGTGACGCCGCCCGCGTGCCGGCGTCCGGGGAAGTCCGCTGGCGGCTCACGCTGACCGCGGACTGCCGCTGCCCCTGAACCGACCTGTGAGACAAGGAGCCTCGTCCATGGATCTTCGAGCGGCCCTGACCGCCCACCGCCTGGTCGCGATCGTACGCGGCGCCGACCCTGAGGCCGCGTTGCGCACTGTGCTGACCCTGGCCGACGCGGGCATCGAGCTGATCGAGGTGTCGCTGACCGGCAAGGACGCCCTGTCCGTCATCGAGCGGGCGCGGAGGGATCTCGGCCCCGACCGGCCCCTCGGCGCCGGCACCGTCCTGACCGCCGACGACGCCCGGGCTGCCCACCGGGCCGGGGCGGACTTCGCGGTCACCCCCGCGCTGGGAGACGGTGCCGAGGCCGCACGCGAACTGGGCATGCCTGTCCTGGCCGGCGTCATGACGCCGACCGAGATCCTGACCGCACGCACCCTCGGTGCCGCCGCACTGAAGATCTTCCCCGCTGCCCAGGCCGGCGGCCCCGCCTACCTCAGGGCCCTGCGAGGACCGTTCCCGCACGAGCCGTTCGTCCCGGTGGGCGGCATAGACGATCTGGCCGCCCGCGCCTATCTGGCCGCGGGAGCAACCGCCGTCGGCGTCGGCTCACCCCTCGTGGGCGACGCCGCCGACGGCGGCAGCCTCACCGACCTCCGTGCCCGCGCCCGCGCCTTCCGAGCCGCCGTACAGGAGGTCACGCGGTGACCGAAGCCCTCCGTCCCGACCGACTGGAACTCGGCGAAGGCATCCGCTGGACGGAAAGCGGC harbors:
- a CDS encoding SDR family NAD(P)-dependent oxidoreductase: MDQSARRYGARFTGRTAVVTGAASGIGAATAERLALEGAAVVLADIAEERGEAVAEQITKAGGLARFVGADVAAADDWTRIVAAAHDFGPVDVLVSNAFTVDVAPAHEMSLASWQRQFAVNVTGSFLGFQAVVPDLRARSGAVVLTSSVHAYKGIPGHPAYAASKGALLSLCGQLAVEYGPEIRVNAVVPGPILTAAWDRVRPEDRERSIAETAARRFGTPEEVAAAMAFLAADEASYITGTSLVVDGGWSVVKASA
- a CDS encoding carbohydrate ABC transporter permease: MAVLTAPERKTPAPPRPRGKRARGPGRTPPLVLAFVLVPLLAEALWVFWPALQGFYLALTQWDGVSAPQFIGLDNFREMAHDDTFRSAAGHTVLWLVLFGGLSALLGLAAALLLQQERRGVGFYRAALFLPVVFSLVATALVWQAIYQPDGVLNQLLESVGLGSLRHAWLADQDTALYAVIVPALWRQIGYVMVLYLAGLKGIDPALYEAAKVDGAGAWQRFRHVTLPQLRSVNAVVLSVIVIDSLRSFDVVWSLTRGGPYHSSELLSTYMYSTAFQSLRLGYGSALAVVIFVLAFGVICSYLVRAFREAD
- a CDS encoding alpha-galactosidase: MTSYRRWTLRTENTSYTVRLSADGPWAELDAWGPLGVEHGPSALDWSRRTHFITPADAAPAEYLPYGLRPFTGAELVAARPGEERGVWWDFDGAEEGEGTLRLAFTDAVLGLRTVLCYETVPDTDVILRWTELTGMEELRLERFDSAAVNIPVTGAARLTYLAGQWSQEFQRTQLDLSRGTFSMSSLQGVPGHAYAPWLAVQDSDAEAAYGVALEWPGNWHITAEAEPGGAVRVRAGRVPHEGAVRLVPGDTLVTPRLACAFSPDGLDGLSRVWHRYERHLAGARLHRPRKVLYNSWEATGFDVDAAGQLELAKAAADIGVELFVVDDGWFTGRADDTGGLGDWYPDPAAFPQGFDRFVEDVRALDLDFGLWIEPEAVSPKSRLYAEHPDWVYRIGDRPARLVRNQLLLDLGRTDVQDFVIGTLDRLLTAYDISYLKWDMNRPPTERGRPGTERADRLDLDAGHVTGYLRVLDHLRAAHPAVTVEGCAGGGGRIDHATLARTDVVWPSDNTAPLDRLSIQYGFLHAHAPHVMSSWVTDAPGVFDPRPRSLAFRFVNAMCGVLGIGADLRAWTGEQQAEAARWIARYKEVRQIIHEGEARLLGTPEDSTCGVQYDAPDAGTTVVAALSTGRLDGAPLVPGRPDRLRLRGLDPDARYRDNAAGTTYSGVHLLHYGVPFSWSAHHDAELVVLTRQ
- a CDS encoding glycoside hydrolase family 27 protein, encoding MTAAPTATARTAVDQGAPDYYDSGLAPTPYMGWNTYYGLGAPTEKEVRAVADKLVSSGLRDSGYNIVWLDGGWQADNPRDTQGRLVANPDRFPSGIPALVSYLHKRGLRAGIYTDAGTYDGGRSCGLGSRGHYTEDARQFAGWKIDAIKVDFLCGIGAKLDPGPAFKEFGDAVAKSGRRMLLNLCNPLTDDWGLPHTPEQDAHNTYVYAPTIADSWRTGTDIAWGTPSPGQWPNVLRNMDANAWHPEAQGPGHYNDPDYLIPMRRMTDGSYELTQEESTTQFVMWAEMGSPLVLGSDPRTLSDAMIGTLRNPEIIAVDQDPLAVQGVRVATDSVGDAYSKVLQGHGRRAVVLLNRSDQPAERTVRFADVGLGGPVQVRDLRARADRGTHTGSYTVEVPAHGTAFLKLTGADTLPGTSLGEKATASPAFVRDGDTLTTFLRGPHGSLVQQTDGRTRDLGGPAQGGILGQPAAYASADGRIDVFVRGADSRAYRRVFVDGRWGQWEGLGGQLTDAPSVAFTDPAHWTLFARGADGRIVQRGPTSGWSSLGAPGDRPTYGRPSAVVDSQGRVQVAVRTAADDVWTRTRETSGEWSAWSSLGGTVSGSPTLVAVGDGVVLYARAADYTLWQQRYHDGAWQGWTKRQEFPSAAFDGALGAVAGPESTVDAVFRGVDGYVYRTQFK
- a CDS encoding carbohydrate ABC transporter permease, with amino-acid sequence MSATSTALRRKRAATAGFHLGAGTLAVLWLLPIALVLVTSLRSFDDIAAHGLGSWPRSFTLGNFRQAWVDGGQQRALINSLAVTVPCVLVTLALAAMAAFALSRYELPFRRSLLLLMLGGNLLPPQILLIPVSKLSELMGIFDTLPALVGVQIGFGVGFYVFVLHGFMRAIPPEIQQAAVVDGAGPWQVFWRIILPLTRPALAALSALSFTWIFNDLLWAITVLRSDTKMPITAALIGLQGQYVSMWNVIAAGSVIAAAPTVAVFLRFQRHFVAGLNLGAVK
- a CDS encoding ABC transporter substrate-binding protein, whose protein sequence is MTNHQPSRRRLLAGLGAAGTAALLSGCVTSTSSGKSSSKGAVTLQSNLSAPQAKAAMEDIVAAYAKQGSGHASLNTVAAETFRTQLPTYLTSANPPDVYTWYPGSVADAYAKKNLLLDLDDVWASPDLKRYSKALHSLCTASSGKKVFVPTTYYWWGMFYRKSNFAKWGVSEPKSWDDFLDLCDKLKSKGIAPIGLGAGGNTAWVASAWFDYLDIRINGADYHRQLLAGKHRFDDPEVRKVFDRWQEVLPYFDPDGTAVAFQDATTSLLNGRSGMMLIGTFFADAAPKDALDDIDFFRFPVIDPKVPLAEEAPTDGYFASARTGRHDQVVDLMRYLATAEAQEIYIKGSSGTVLPCHPDAKDAGTALVKKGRKHIEEAVEITQFFNRDSSDALQPTADTALTKFLAKPKSIGSILTDWQRDAEKIWQA